The following is a genomic window from Caldicellulosiruptor danielii.
TTTTATGTTTTATTGTTGCGGCACAAGTATGAAATACTTTTTCAAGCGGCACATTAGATTTGATACCTATTTCAAACAGAGTTGCAATTGTTGTTAGGTACTTTTCAACTTTCTTATTCATGGATTTAACTATTAAAGTTGGCATCGCATAACCGAGTGCTCCAAATCCAACCGCACCTATAATCGCAAGCGGATATGAACCTGTCCACCATGCAGAAGCAAAGAATCCTGCTATGCCCATAAGCAATGTAAGTATAGCTTGAATTTTTGACTGTATTTTATCTATTCTAGCAGTTACAGGCTGAATGCGGTTGTTGATTCTATATACTGTGACTGCTGAGATTCCTGCAGTTACAGCAACTGCGATTCCCAGGACCTGTATGACTGACAAAATACCCGCAACAATGTCAATATGCATTTTCCCCTTACCCCTTCTTTTGTCTTCTATAAAAAATAAAAACCACAGCACCTATATAGGTACTGTGGTTTTATTTTTTATATTCTTGTAGGACATATCTTGAACACAGTTTTGCTAACCATTTTTAGTATACCACAAAGTTTCGATTTTGCAACAGTTAATCATTCAGCCATCCCAGTAGCATTTTAGCTATTGCTATGGCTGCTATATTTGCAACCAGGGTAAAAAGCACAGTAACTGGAGATATTTGTTGAACAATATCTGTGGTTTCGAGTGCATTGGAAACAAGATATGTCGCAAGAGCAATCATAGCACCAATGATAGCAACCGACACTGTAACTGTTCCACGGAGTTGACTTCTAATTTTCTCCTGCTCAGTCTCACGTGCTATTATTTGTGTCGCAACACTCACAATGTCTGCCCCCGATTCATCAGCATAGTATATAAGCATCAAGAAATTCGTATAGCTTGGTATATCTATTTCTTCGCTTATCTTCTTAAAGAGCTGTTCATAGGTAAGCCTTCCCTTTTCGTACAAGTAAAGGTTGCCAAGAATTATAGTTTTAATTGGGTCGTTGATATAGTTGCAGACCTCATACAGTGTTTTGAGCGCATTACCGAACACTGCATAAGCACTTGCAAATACCGAGGCAAAGTGCATAAACTGGCTTTGTAACTTGTTCTTGCAATATGCTACAAGTATCTCCCATACGAAGTATAACATTACGAACGTCAGTATACCAAGAGTACCTGCCTTGTAGAGGTTAAACCGCAAGTTAAGCAGGAATACCACGACACTTAATACACACTGAAGTACAAAATACGCTTCGAAGAAAAACAACTGGTTAATGACTGCACGTAGGTACTTTTCCTGTGACTTGAAATATTTATACACCTGCTTCAGCATATTCTAATTCGCCCCGTTTCACATTGTAAATTTCTCTCAGTTTGAATCCTTTTACGTACAGGATGTAATCTATTGAGCTAAGAAGCACACTTTTCAAGAAATCTGCTGGCAGGTCAGTATCTGCCATTTTCATGAGCATCAGTAGTTTGGGTATAGTTTCCTGGCTGGAGTTTGTGTGCACGGTTGTCATTGAACCGTTCATGCCGGAATAAATTGCGAAGACCCATTCATACGTTTCTGCGCCTTTGACTTCACCAATTATTATCCGACCAAGTGTCTCCAGTAGCCCTATCTTGACAAGCTCAAACAGGGTATATTGTTTTAGCCATGGCTGAAGTTCCGATGTGCGCATAACCTCAACAAAGCTGTTTGGATGTATTCTTGGTATTTCGAATGTTTCCTGAATGATGGCATAACGTTCATGCTCTGGAATTTCACGTATGAGCGCTGCCAGCAGTGTGGTTTTGCCACTACTGGGTGGTCCTGATATTACTATTGATTTTCTTTCCTTTACTAAAGCAGCAAGTTGTTGTGCTTGTTGTTGAGTAAGCATACCATCGCCCACTAAATCAAGTAGTGTTTTGTATGTTGGTGGTTTTCGTATGTGCAACATTGGTGAGTGGATGCTGATTGACTCAAGCGTTGCTACTATGCGCAGGTTGTATCTTGGGTCTGTCGTGATTACTTTTGCCTCATTTTCATTTATTCTCCCACCATTCATTATGACTATTCGTTTTACAAACTCTTTTAGTTCTTTGTTCGACTTGAAATTTATGTTCAGTCTGGTGTCCTTTCCTCTTTTCCTGACTGCCACAAAGTCAGGTGCGTTTATGAATATGTCTGTTACTTCAGGGTCTTCAATGTAGTCCTGAAACGGACCGTACTGAAAAAGGTTCTGGATAATATGTTTTGGTGTTATGTTGGTGTACCCAAGCTGAGCTATGATGTCCTGTATGTCAGGAATGAGTGAGAAAGGGTCTGTATTTTCAAGGATTACACCCGGTTTCCGCTTTAATAACTGTTCTATAACTTCCGTTATCCTCTCTTCACGAAGAGCCTCATCAATGTCTTCATCCCTTGCTGTATAAGCGTACGGATTTATTATCATGCATCACACCCCTTTATAACCAGTTCGTTAATGAGTTTGTTTATCGTCTTCATGTATTTCTTCCCGCCTGCACCTGCAAAGTTTACTCCATTCAGTTCGCACAGTTCACGTACGGTTGCAGCGTCAAGTTCGGTTGTCCAGCCGTCTTCGATAAGGTACACATACACTTTTGATTTATCTACTCCCCAGGCTGATGCTGTGAAGTTAATTAATTCTAGTGTTCTAACTACCTCCGTCCTGTTGGGTTTGACAGGCACAAGCAGTTTGTCTGACTTGGTGATGGTTACTGCTGGACCGGTTGTTGTCACTCCGCTACCACCATGGATAACCACAAATTGTGTGCTTTCTTTCAGTATGTTCAAAAGTACTATCAAATGTTTGTCTGTTACTTTTAGACTGTTGCGTATGGTAATACCGCCAAAGACTTTTATTTCGTCTATGTCTGACAATAACTCATCAAGTTTCTTCCTTGTCAGTTCACCAAGGTTAATGAGTCGTATGAGGTATTCTATATGTGTTTCACGTGTTTTCAGAATATCACAAATTCTTGGCGTGATTTCCTCAAAGTCCAGCAGAGCCACATTTGGAGTTTTCGAATACTGCTTTAACGCACGTGCAATTTCGACCGCAATCTCAGGCGTTGGATAGCCAGAATTAACAGACCAGACACCTATTATATGTGAACGGACAATTACAGGCTTTTCTATTTGTATAACCTTTTCCTTTTCGACTACTTTTTCTACCACCTTTTCTACCGGTACTTCAACAACTTTTTCAACTACTTGTACTGTTTCATCCGCTTGTGCCTGTTGTTCGGTAGTTTGCCCCTGTTCAACCTTTTGCTCTTTCTGAGGTTGTTCTTCCTTGATGACAGGCTTAATATCTTCTGCGCCACTTACCTTGAGTAATAATCTTGATACATCTTTGAATGTTCTTGGGTTGTTCAGGATATTTATAACATCGTCGGGGGTTACACTACCGGTGAGAATGTCATACACTCCCAGTAGTAAGAGGTACTTTACAAAGCTTGGGTTGTCCTCTATATCAGGTATGATGAATACCAGTCTTGTACCGTTCTCACGCAGTTTAAAAGTGAGTTCTTCAAACTGGACAGCACCTGGCAATAGTTCTGATATAATTGCTGTGTCGTATTGCTCTTTTAGTAAAAACTCCCTGTAGTACACAACGTCAGAGTTTTCTATTTTCTTTTGCAACTCTTCATCGAATGAGTTGATTCCGGTTGCTATTGCTATCTTGCTCAAGAAAATTCACCTCCCAAAAAATAAAGCCTCTGGTGGGCAATAACCCTCCAGAGGCTTCTTGTACAGGTTAGTTCAGTATTTCTGTACCGAACGCAAGTGAACCTTTGATGTAAACCGGTAGTTCTACTTCTTTGACCGTGTCAGTCCCGTTTGCGTTCTTTTTATATGCTCTTACCTTTACCCAGACCGTATCACCGACACGCAGATACGATACTCTGCCGTATAGTGACTCCATTTGACTGCGGTTAAATGTGGTG
Proteins encoded in this region:
- a CDS encoding ATPase, T2SS/T4P/T4SS family, whose amino-acid sequence is MIINPYAYTARDEDIDEALREERITEVIEQLLKRKPGVILENTDPFSLIPDIQDIIAQLGYTNITPKHIIQNLFQYGPFQDYIEDPEVTDIFINAPDFVAVRKRGKDTRLNINFKSNKELKEFVKRIVIMNGGRINENEAKVITTDPRYNLRIVATLESISIHSPMLHIRKPPTYKTLLDLVGDGMLTQQQAQQLAALVKERKSIVISGPPSSGKTTLLAALIREIPEHERYAIIQETFEIPRIHPNSFVEVMRTSELQPWLKQYTLFELVKIGLLETLGRIIIGEVKGAETYEWVFAIYSGMNGSMTTVHTNSSQETIPKLLMLMKMADTDLPADFLKSVLLSSIDYILYVKGFKLREIYNVKRGELEYAEAGV